One region of Arvicola amphibius chromosome 3, mArvAmp1.2, whole genome shotgun sequence genomic DNA includes:
- the LOC119810084 gene encoding C-C chemokine receptor type 1 — translation MEISATTEDYYTTTEFDYGDSTPCQKVSVRAFGAGFLPPLYSLVFIIGVIGNILVILVLMQYRRLRSMTSIYLFNLAISDLVFLSTLPFWIDYKLKGNWVFGDAMCKLLSGFYYLGLYSEIFFIILLTIDRYLAIVHAVFALRARTVVFGITTSIITWALAILASIPGLYFYKTQWEFTHHTCSPHYPFESLKQWKQFQALKLNLLGLILPLSVMIICYTGIISILLRRPSEKKVKAVRLIFVITLLFFLLWTPYNLTVFVSAFQDVLFTNQCEQSKQLDLAIQVTEVIAYTHCCVNPVIYVFVGERFRKYLRQLFQRLVVVPLAKWLPSRFVDKPERASSMSPSTGEHELSAGL, via the coding sequence ATGGAGATTTCAGCTACCACAGAAGACTACTATACAACCACAGAATTTGACTATGGGGACTCCACCCCTTGCCAAAAGGTTTCTGTAAGAGCCTTTGGGGCTGGATTTCTACCCCCTCTGTATTCCCTGGTGTTCATCATTGGTGTGATAGGCAATATCTTGGTGATTCTGGTTCTCATGCAGTACAGGAGACTTCGAAGCATGACCAGCATCTACCTATTCAACCTGGCCATCTCTGATCTGGTCTTCCTTTCCACTTTGCCTTTCTGGATTGACTACAAGCTGAAAGGCAACTGGGTTTTTGGTGATGCCATGTGTAAACtcctctctgggttttattaCCTGGGCCTATACAGTGAGATCTTCTTTATCATCCTGCTGACGATTGACAGGTACCTGGCCATTGTCCATGCAGTGTTTGCTCTGCGAGCCCGGACTGTAGTTTTTGGCATTACCACCAGTATCATCACCTGGGCCCTAGCCATCTTGGCCTCCATTCCTGGCTTATACTTTTACAAAACACAGTGGGAGTTCACTCACCATACCTGTAGCCCTCATTACCCCTTCGAGAGCCTGAAACAGTGGAAGCAGTTTCAGGCTCTGAAGCTGAACCTCCTTGGACTAATTTTGCCTCTGTCAGTCATGATCATCTGCTACACAGGAATCATCAGCATTCTGCTCAGACGACCCAGTGAGAAGAAGGTCAAAGCCGTGCGTCTGATATTTGTTATCacgcttctcttcttcctcctctggacGCCCTATAATCTGactgtctttgtttctgctttccaaGACGTTCTATTCACCAATCAGTGTGAGCAGAGCAAACAGCTGGACCTGGCCATACAGGTGACAGAGGTGATTGCCTACACCCACTGCTGCGTCAACCCAGTCATTTATGTCTTTGTGGGTGAGCGGTTCCGGAAGTACCTCCGGCAGCTGTTTCAAAGGCTTGTGGTTGTACCCCTGGCAAAATGGCTGCCCTCCCGTTTTGTGGACAAACCAGAAAGGGCCAGTTCTATGTCTCCATCCACAGGGGAGCATGAGCTCTCTGCTGGCTTATGA